The following coding sequences are from one Lolium rigidum isolate FL_2022 chromosome 6, APGP_CSIRO_Lrig_0.1, whole genome shotgun sequence window:
- the LOC124665962 gene encoding histone H2A.1-like isoform X1: protein MDVGSESETWAAGHRGPGGDRKKSVTRSVKAGLQFPVGRIGRFLKKGRYAQRVGSGAPVYLAAVLEYLAAEVLELAGNAAKDNKKSRIVPRHLLLAIRNDQELGKLLAGVTIAHGGVLPNIQSVLLPKKAAEKAEKAEKSPKSPKKKTATKTPKKTAE from the exons ATGGACGTCGGATCGGAGAGCGAGACATGGGCTGCAGGACACCGTGGACCC GGCGGCGACCGGAAGAAGTCGGTGACCCGCTCAGTCAAGGCCgggctccagttccccgtcggccgcATCGGGCGCTTCCTCAAGAAGGGCCGCTACGCCCAGCGCGTCGGCTCCGGCGCCCCCGTCTACCTCGCCGCCGTCCTCGAGTACCTCGCCGCCGAG GTCCTGGAGCTCGCCGGCAACGCCGCCaaggacaacaagaagtcccgcaTCGTGCCGCGCCACCTGCTGCTGGCCATCCGCAACGACCAGGAGCTCGGCAAGCTGCTCGCCGGGGTCACCATCGCCCACGGCGGCGTCCTCCCCAACATCCAGTCCGTGCTGCTCCCCAAGAAGGCCGCTGAGAAGGCTGAGAAGGCGGAGAAGTCGCCCAAGTCGCCCAAGAAGAAGACCGCCACCAAGACCCCCAAGAAGACCGCAGAGTAG
- the LOC124665181 gene encoding histone H2A.1, which translates to MAGRKGGDRKKAVTRSVKAGLQFPVGRIGRFLKKGRYAQRVGSGAPVYLAAVLEYLAAEVLELAGNAAKDNKKSRIVPRHLLLAIRNDQELGKLLAGVTIAHGGVLPNIQSVLLPKKAAEKAEKAEKSPKKKTAAKTPKKTAE; encoded by the coding sequence ATGGCCGGAAGGAAGGGCGGCGACAGGAAGAAGGCGGTGACCCGGTCCGTCAAGGCCGGGCTGCAGTTCCCGGTCGGCCGCATCGGGCGCTTCCTCAAGAAGGGCCGCTACGCGCAGCGCGTCGGCTCCGGCGCCCCCGTCTACCTCGCCGCCGTCCTCGAGTACCTCGCCGCCGAGGTCCTGGAGCTCGCGGGCAACGCCGCCaaggacaacaagaagtcccgcaTCGTGCCGCGCCACCTGCTGCTGGCCATCCGCAACGACCAGGAGCTCGGCAAGCTGCTCGCCGGGGTCACCATCGCCCACGGCGGCGTCCTCCCCAACATCCAGTCCGTGCTGCTCCCCAAGAAGGCCGCCGAGAAGGCCGAGAAGGCGGAGAAGTCGCCCAAGAAGAAGACCGCCGCCAAGACCCCCAAGAAGACCGCAGAGTAG
- the LOC124665962 gene encoding protein H2A.6-like isoform X2, which produces MAGRKGGDRKKSVTRSVKAGLQFPVGRIGRFLKKGRYAQRVGSGAPVYLAAVLEYLAAEVLELAGNAAKDNKKSRIVPRHLLLAIRNDQELGKLLAGVTIAHGGVLPNIQSVLLPKKAAEKAEKAEKSPKSPKKKTATKTPKKTAE; this is translated from the exons ATGGCCGGAAGGAAGGGCGGCGACCGGAAGAAGTCGGTGACCCGCTCAGTCAAGGCCgggctccagttccccgtcggccgcATCGGGCGCTTCCTCAAGAAGGGCCGCTACGCCCAGCGCGTCGGCTCCGGCGCCCCCGTCTACCTCGCCGCCGTCCTCGAGTACCTCGCCGCCGAG GTCCTGGAGCTCGCCGGCAACGCCGCCaaggacaacaagaagtcccgcaTCGTGCCGCGCCACCTGCTGCTGGCCATCCGCAACGACCAGGAGCTCGGCAAGCTGCTCGCCGGGGTCACCATCGCCCACGGCGGCGTCCTCCCCAACATCCAGTCCGTGCTGCTCCCCAAGAAGGCCGCTGAGAAGGCTGAGAAGGCGGAGAAGTCGCCCAAGTCGCCCAAGAAGAAGACCGCCACCAAGACCCCCAAGAAGACCGCAGAGTAG